The DNA sequence GAAAATTCCATTGATTTGGGGATCAacggctcaaaggtcaaggtcacaggcatcTGACTTAATTTCtggtatttttgttttcatttctttgcGAAATATTCAAACAAAACAGGATGACTAATAGCACTGATTGAAGAGGGACTTATTGTGTTTGGGTTcagtaagtcaaagatcaaggtcacaaaaacGTGGTTTCAGGATAGTAAGTCTTTAAGTATAACAGCTTTGACTTTCAGACTTACCACAATGTCTAAGTACCACTAGATAAAAagcctattgattttggggacaGTAGCTCAAAGGGATCTGACTTGATTTCTGGTAATGTTTTCCCTTCAGGGCTGTTAGCCAGAAAGTGTAATAGCTACaggttttaaatttcaaacttcagTAAGTGCCACATGTGGAAGATTTTATAAAGGTCACAGTGATAGCCACCTAATCAGCAACTTCCAACAGTTTGTTAGCTCACcagtgagctgttgtgatcaggCTGTGTCTTTTGTCAGTGTCGGTGTCATGCCTAAcctttaagttttgcatgcaagtacgtaaAGCGTATGATTACTGCCATGtactttggccaaattatgcacccttttgatCTCCAagactaatgcagatattgagtCGAAACTTAATAGGTTCTttaggttataaaactagatgatagcatTCACACACTCTCCTGCCACCATATTACCTTCAGATCTGTTTCTTGATAGAATCCCTCATCCACATCCTCCCACTGCCTTCTCCACATACCCCTTTTCCTTTCTCTGCCCCTCCAATTATAGTTCTCCTTAAGAGATTCACATGGAGAACCAGTTCTGATTCActtggagaagttggcagttacttgctaaGAAGAGTTTagtgctggtacagaatctatgatcactggttaggttaattacCCACTataactgaattactgttgaaaaacagggTGAGACCCAAATTAAAGAGTATATTTTTGTCTGTCTCAATGAATCAGTTACCCTCTGTCCATATAGAACAGGAGTTCTTTACATGGTAAATTTAAAGTGAAGGAAGTTTTTAACTAAAAGATGTTAGATTGTAGCAGCCGCTTGTTTCATTGCAGAGGTGTTCATTCACACATACGTAATAATTATAGGTTTATTGAAACAAGGTACTTCTCGAATTTCAGGTTTTGCAGAAGACACATGTTCTATGGGTGTGTATAATTCACAGAACTTCACGATGTGTAATGAGAATGCCACTATGAAATATTCCAAGAAAAAGAGTTGCGAGTAAGTTTAGATGCCATTTTAAATTTTACCTTAAGCACAACTAAGTAActttgccccatgtggttctgggacgatctatgtatgaaaagaattggaaccactgccttacccttgcatgatcgtaagaggcaactaatagggtcttaattattggttttgcagtaactctgtgattccagcaggtatgcaaattttgtttccatacctcatgtttttatttcgatgtaaatgagatgtggaaccaaaatttatagtcctgtttgacgccatataacctatactgtgttggtacaccgtaaaacccaaataaataaataaactgttaaGGTTGAGCTATTATTATAGATGGATGGTCTGGTGTCTGTTTATGTAAGATATCTagcatgtagcattgtgtagcagtcctctaccaagtttgtgaagatcatgcCGATGGTGTCAGAATTGGCCCTGCCCAGGTGTTCCCTTGTTTTACTTAAACTTGtacaggaaaaactttaaaagtcttcttgtctgaaacgaTAATACCTtaggcttagatatttgacttgtagcattgtgTCATCCATCATTATCAATCATTATCATTTTTGAACATCATTGTTCTTCATCATTtagcatcatcatcatccttCACCGTGATTCATCCAGATCTACAGATAAGCTTTTAGAGTGAATTGGGTATTATCCCATCATTTTGGTTTACATGTAATTGGGAATTAGATAAACTGAATTGGGTATACTGAAACATGTTACCCTGtgatttttactttaatttggtaTCCTTGCATTTCAGTGGGAACTATGATTAATGTTTATGCTTTTAACATTGATGAAACTGtaggaaaaagaaataaacaaaacaaaggatACTCGATCACTATGTGTATTCACTTGAACTATTCACAAGACAGTGTTGCACATAGTTTTTGAACAGCCATGTATACTTTCTTGAAGATtcatttaaaagctttttatcaaagtgATCAATTGCTAGAATGCACATATTTCTTTTCAACATTCTTATTTACTGCAAATAATAAATTGATTAGCGCAATATAATGTTATTCAAAATACTTCTCACATCCTGTTCGGAATTTCCACAACCGAAGTCTACTTACTACTATTAAAGTATTATTAATgcagtattttttgttttaagtctTAGTTAATTTTATATCTTGTCCATTTTGAGAATGCCATATTTCATAGAGACACTTTATTTTTCATGCATTATTGATACAGATAATTCAGCAATTTCAATATTTTCCGACTGCATCGCGGTTAGCAAGTGTACTAAGAACGacaaatgttaaattttgcaTGGACATTATACGATCATACGCATGCATGACGGGATGCGCATTGGGTAATTTTGTTTCTCATAtgaagttttgatacactttaaaAGAAAGTTCTAttgcatatttttcaaatttaattggGTATCTGTTGCTGAGAtctgttcatcatcatcatccttcTTCATCAACTTTCATCATTGTCATCATTCATCAGCATAGTTCATCAGCATcttttttacataaacttatgtaggaaacactttataaaaatcttcttgtctaaaatctCAAGCCCTAAGGAATATgctttgatatttagcatgtaggTTTGTGTAGTTGTCCTGGGGCCTCCATGGCtaaatggttaaggtcactgacttcgaatcacttgccccttatcagtgtgggttcgatcctcactTATATAATTATGCAGGGTGTTAAATTCTTCATTTCTCCATGTAAGGAAGTCATCTATCTGGCTTagggaaggtcaatggttctatccaggtgcccgctcatgattaATGCAGGGGTCATCCTTTACCACTAAAGCAGGAAGGTCTccatatgacctttaactgtgttagtgcgatgttaaaccaaacaaaaacaaaataatgattattCAAATCATGCTCAAAATTTGGTTTTTCACCAAGCATATACATACATTGTATTCAACAGGTTGTTACCTGTGCACGTATGTGATGAGAATCTTCAGATCAAGTTTGAGTTGAGCTACTACTGGATTTTAGGAGGCGCTgataaccctaaccctaaccctaactacTAATAAAAATTCAGATAGAATAAGTTGCTATCCTGGCTGAGTTTAATCGACAAGTTTcaatttatagcaaaatgtcaACACGTTAACACTGAAAAAGGGGAGGGTAAAACACTAGTGAAGTACCCATCTTCATCATTTAAACATGAAATCAGAAATTGTAAGTGATGAATCAGATacctgcattttcgagtacctgtcAGTTTTCACTTGGGTAAAATGTGTGTTGTTTTATTACTACTTTTCTTTTATTCATATTGCAGGGTACATGCCTTGAGTAAGCAGTGCATTGCTGAAAACGTGCAGCCCGAATGTGGTGAAGAAATGGCCATGTTTTTAACACAAAACACACATATGATCTTCCCAGGAATTCCAGACAACTGCGAGGAAACAGACGTCTCAGGAAGTGACGTAAAGCAAACCTCATTTGGATTACTGCTGATGTCTACCATTTTTACTCTGTTGTACATGTAATTTTTTCCGACAAAAATCCATCCTCTAATAATCATAAATTTTGCCTTAGAAACAATATTTCTTTGAATGCTTGAAATAAACAGTGTGtcttaatttctttcaaaaagaaaaaagaattaagTGACAATGGAAATTCCACACAAACAATCATCGGCTCTGATTCAGTGCAGAGAACCAAGTTGTTGTGTACATTTGTAAGTTAAGATTTTGTTGGGATGGGTTAGGGGAgatagaaaaacaaaattttaatttcacaCACCTCAAACACTAACAAGTTAGAGTCAGTGCAGGATTATTTCGCATTTATGTATTTAAATGTGCCTTTCGTGTTCCAGTATGGTTTGTTAAGACCTGATAATATTATGCTACTATACATAAATACAGATATTATAACTGTAATCAGCAAAATGATctgaacagaaatgttttatttattttactattcAAGGCATAATGTTGCAGTGGCAagctcttttaatttttttttaaatttttttttttttcacagatgtTTTGTTTTCCGTTAAGATCTTGAAGTAAATTTAGATTTTTGAATTGACATGGATAGAGCCATGTGATTTAGAGATATGATTTGTACTGGAATATTTGATCACTTTCAGTCTCCTGGAATCGATCAGTCTAAAATGTAGATGCATGTATATATTACTAGTAGTTCTTAGtttcattaaggtagttctgcacgtttggatcgaaattttttctacaatgtagaatttgattaaactctgatttttcaaaacttcagaatatacctagaaaattcagcaaataaaaatgatagggtcgtgtgcttgattttttgctagactgatttgaaaatttcggACCTCgctcaagttttcataatgggagtctatgggaaaatagcaactttcataacattttcgcgaatagaaaattttccacaatgtagattttaatgaaacttctcacagtcgtaaataaacatatggcctataatatagtgaaataaaatgtataggtccgtgtgcttatttctgagatatttggccatgattaaagtgaaccgcctatttgaagcagattttaagacattattttgaattatttaacgtgtcagatgttttaatattatattttaactttagaaagatagagactgttacaatttaataaatttattcacaggttgcctttaTTTCAtacactgattttcatttccgtacgccgaatccaggctttattctatgttttccggataaatgacgttacgccatcacttccggtttatcaaacgtgcagaactaccttaagtggaATAGGAGTAGGGCATTCATGTTGTAAGTATCCTTGATTgattaaaatattctttattcGATATTGAAATTGACAGCATGTTTTAATTGTCATTTATTAGTGCTTTAATATATCTACAAATACAAATACTTATATTCATATTTAGGAAGGAATTTGGGTCGCAAAGGGTTGtgccctatttttagctcgaattttcgaagaaaatgtagagctattgcactcgccccggcgtcggcgttggttaaagtttttgataaagtcagatatctctgttactatcaaagctattgactttaaacttaaaatagatatttactatcaaagtctacaccaggagaaacaatccccataactcttctttgaattttgacagaattatgcccctttttaacttagaatttttggttaaagtttttgataaagtcagatatctctgttactgtcaaagctattgacttgaaacttaaaatacctatttaccatcaaaatctacaccagaagaaacaatccccataactctgattgaattttgacagaattatgcccctttttatgcccccgaagggaggcatatagtttttgaaccgtctgtctgtcagtctgtcagtctgtcagtctgtcggtctgtctgcaattttcgtgtccggtccatatctttgtcatcgatggatggattttcaaataacttggcatgaatgtgtaccacagtaagacgacgtgtcgcgcgcaagacccaggtccgtagctcaaagatcaaggtcacacttagacattaaaggatagtgcattgatgggcgtgtccggtccatatctttgtcatcgatggatggattttcaaataacttggcatgaatgtgtaccacagtaagacgacgtgtcgcgcttgacccaggtccgtagctcaaaggtcaaggtcacacttagacattaaaggatagtgcattgatgggcgtgtccggtccatatctttgtcatcgatggatggattttcaaataacttggcatgaatgtgtaccacagtaagacgacgtgtcgcgcttgacccaggtctgtagctcaaaggtcaaggtcacacttagacattaaaggatagtgcattgatgggcgtgtccggtccatatctttgttatcgatggatggattttcaaataacttggcatgaatgtgtaccacagtaagacgacgtgtcgcgcgcaagacccaggtcagtagctcaaaggtcaaggtcacacttagaccttAAAGGATAGTGCGTTGATGGGCTtttccggcccatatctttgtcatcgatggatggattttcaaataacttggcattttaataactatgcatgaatgtgtgacacagtaagacgacgtgttgcgcgcaagacccagctccgtaggtcaaaggtcctaaactctaacatcagccataactattcattcaaagagccatcgggggcatgtgtcatcctatggagacagctcttgttaacttagaattttttgttaaaagttttgataaagtcaaatatctctgttactatcaaagcttttgacttgaaacttaaaatacttatataccatgaaagtctacaccaggagaaacaattcccataactctgattgaattttgacagaattatgcccctttttaacttagaattttttgttaaaatttttgataaagtcaaatatctctgttactattaaagcttatgacttgaaactcaaaatagttatttactatcaaagtctacaccaggagacacaatttccataactgtgattttaattttgacagaattatgtccctttttaacttggaattttttttactggcaaagctctaattcagagtcaagcactgagaaaagtcgagcgcgctgtcttacggacagctcttgtttatgaaacttcacacatttattcaccGTGATGAACAAATTTACACTGCGTAAGTT is a window from the Mercenaria mercenaria strain notata chromosome 7, MADL_Memer_1, whole genome shotgun sequence genome containing:
- the LOC123554853 gene encoding uncharacterized protein LOC123554853, yielding MPQGSPGNMMVKRGVPSSVNYYMMFHSHTTMMCGAMKEQMTCMLKALENCPASVVNQVEMEFEKAMNMSMPDTYGVVSFKDTKRFVQNTCPKLPKGFAEDTCSMGVYNSQNFTMCNENATMKYSKKKSCEVHALSKQCIAENVQPECGEEMAMFLTQNTHMIFPGIPDNCEETDVSGSDVKQTSFGLLLMSTIFTLLYM